Below is a genomic region from Nitrospirota bacterium.
TGAGAGTCGAACCTTTCCTTTAGAACCTACACCTGTTGGGATCTCGTTATATAGTGCCCTTACAAAGTCCTTTATCCTTGGCTGTATCTCTTCTCTCTTCAGGTTACTCCTTAGAAGCCTCACGCCACAGTTTATATCGTATCCGACACCACCAGGGGATATAATACCTCCTGCATTTATATCGGTCGCAACTACACCACCTATAGGAAGTCCATACCCTGCATGAATATCAGGCATTGCAAGGGATGCCTTTATAATGCCCGGCAGGGTTGCGGCATTTGCAACCTGCTCAACCGATTCATCTGTCTTAATCTCCTCAAGAAGTCTCTCATCTACATAGATTATCCCTGGCACCCTCATGCCTGCTCTGTAACCTATAGGAACCTCCCATCTGTAGTCATCTATCTTCCTGAATTTCTCTGTCATCTTTTAACCTCCATTAAACATCAAGTATAACCTTTATCCTGTAGGAGGAATCATCTTTTTTTATCTCCAGATCATGGTATGTAGCTGCCTTGACAATAGTCTTCGGTCTGTGTTTTTCGGATGAAAAACCCTCACCAAAGACCTTGGCCCTCAAATGGGTTTCGCTGAGTTCTTTGATATTACATTTTGCAGGAACGAATCCCTTTGTCTCAAACAGGTATATCAGTTCGTTTAACCATGCGACAAGGAGATCCTCTATATTCTCTGCCCCGACTTCAACATTGAAGCAGTCCTTCTCGATGATAGTTTCTGTCTCTATCATAATACTGAACATCCCCGCCGCCGCATTCTCGAATGCGGTTTTGAGTTCCTTCCCATAGGCAATAAGCCCAACATCTGCTCTTACATCAATTATCTCAAAGTCCGCCATGGACTTATTATAATCCCTTGAACCTGAATTACGCAAGGTATTCATTTTAAAGGCTATAGCCAATCCTATTATCTCTGGTAAAAATATGGGGCAAATGAAGGTATAATTCGATAAATTAAAATAATGTATTGACAAAATTACCGGGTATATTATATGCTTAATAGTGCATATATGAATATGAAGGAGATTACCAATATCTTCAAGGCACTTTCTGACAGCAAACGGGTACGGATAGTAAGGATACTTATGCAGGCAGGTCTGGAGTTATGTGTATGTGAGATTGTGGACTGTCTGCAGGAGTCTCAGTACAATGTTTCAAAACAACTAAAAGAGCTTAAAAATGCTGGGGTTGTAAAAGAGAGAAAAGACGGCAGATGGGTCTTTTATTCACTTGCAGAGCCGGAGAATGAATTTCATGGAACCATCATTCAGGCACTATACAACATTAAAGACGAGACTCTTTCAATGGATCAAAAACGATTAAAGGAGAGGCTCTCCCTCAGAGAAAATGGAAAATGTGTTATAGGGATTAAGAGTAAAGAATGGGAAAGTGTAGCAAGCCGGTTACTGTTACAGAAGGGTAATTAATTATGTTTAGAAAACCTGACAAAAAGGAAAGGATATACCTGTTGATTGTCGTAATTCTTTATCTGAGCGGGCTATTATATGTTTACTCTCACAACCTATCTTTCAAATCCCTTTACTATTACGGCCTTTTACAGCCAAAAGGTATTACAGGCGATGAGGTAAGGCTTGTTGAGATAGAGACACCTTTTTCATGGAATATACCACAGGTGCTTTGGTATATCTTTATAAAGGCATCAGCAGTCCATGTAGAGCTTTTTCAGTACTGGATTGTGGGGATGTTGATCGCAGGTGCGTTGGTCTCTTTCGTCCCTTGGGAAAAGGTTAAGAAGAAGATGGGTTATGGTAGGCTCGGGGCAACTTTTATTGCTACAGTAGCAGGTGCTATAATTCCTATATGTTCATGTGGTATTGTTCCGGTTCTGGCAGGTATGGTTGAGGCAGGCATCCCACTGGGACCAACAATGGCATTTCTTATTGCAGCACCAATGCTAAACGTAGCAGCGCTCTTTATGACCGGAGGTGTCCTCGGATGGCCATTAGCCTTTGGTAGGCTACTTGGCACATTTGGAATCGCTCTTGGTGTAGGGTATGTCCTCTCAAGGTGGCAGAGAAAACAGAGGTTTCTTAGAAGGCTTGTTAAACTTAATATTACGCCAAGGCTTTCCCCTGAGTTACAGCAGTTTGCCTTCGATATGGCAATGAAGCTCACAAGCCATCCTGAAGGACTCACAACACAGGAACTTGCTCCAGGTAAGGAAGAGAAGCTCTTTCTCCTTGGAGAAGCAGGAGTCCTTGACAGAGACAGAGGGGGCAGGTGGCACTTACCTGAAACAACTTCGATGTCCGCAGATGCAATAGGTGCATGTATGGTTCTTCCTGGAGGGGACGTCGCCAGGAGTTTTTCTGAAAAGATTAAGGGCACTATTGCCACTGCCTGGGATTTCTTTCTACAGTTGAATTACTATCTTGTCCTTGCCGTTATTATTGCTGGTGCGATAAAGGTTCTGATTCCAACAAAAGTGGTCATAAGCCTTGTTGGTGGTGAGAGCCTCAATTCTGTACTAATATCTTCTGTAGTTGCTGTGCTTGCGTATGTATGTACCTATGTGGAGATCCCTACTGCTCTTGCCTTTATCCACAAAGGCATGGGTGGTGGTGCAACACTGGCTTATCTGCTTGGTGGCCCAGGGCTCTCACTTCCATCAATAATGATGCTTTCAGGGGTTTTCAGATCAAAAGTACTTGCCCTTTATGTGGGTCTGAGTTTTATCGGGTGTGTAATAGCAGGGTATGTGTTTAATCTATTTTAAATCAACCTTGTTTCGAAAAGGAGGATAAGATGTCAGCAGATGTAAAAACTATAAAAATCTATATGATGCCACTTGAATATCCCTGTGGGCCTCAATCAGCATGCTGCGGTCCTATAGGGCAGTCAGAGGAGGAGATTAAAGGACTGAAAGAGACTATCGAGAGAGAACTCAGGGTTAATGTGGGGCTTATAGATGTGAAAAAGGAAGGTATAAGGCTTTCAGATAGTCAGGTTCTGAAGCTACTTAATACCTTTGGTGCCATGGCACTGCCAGTTATTGCCCTTGATGATAAGGTTGTATCCATGGGCAACCTATCTCCTCAGCAGGCTGTTCAGGCACTAAGGCAAAAACTGGCTGAATAGGAGGTAAGGGTTATGGTTTATGAATTCGTATGTATGGACTGCGATAGGATGGTTGAGGTTAAAGCTACTGTTTCTGAATATGAAAAAGGACTGAAGTTGACATGTCCTCATTGTAGCAGTGAAGAGATGGTAAGGGTATTCAGTGGCATTACAATTGCATCAAAAAGTGGTGTTAATTTTGGTAGTTGTGGCCCTTCAGCCGGTCCAGGATGTTGTGGTTAAGGAGGTAAAGCGATATGAGTGCTACTGTATCATTGAATGATAAGGAATTACTTTGGCTTGAGGGGATTGTTGTTGACAGCGATAAGAATGAGGCACTTAAATTTGTCAGGATGATCAAGGAAAAGGTAGAGCAGCAAGAAGAACACAAATGTGGCCCCAGGATTTAGAACAGCAATTACATTTAAGTAACAAACCTGACTGGCTTTTAAAACAATTAAGAGAGGCAAATTCGGGACTAAAGACAACACATAGTTCAAAAAAGCTCATTCCTCTACCTTGAAAAATTTAAGATAGTTTTTCATTCTATGATATAATTAAACATGCTTACACAAGAGGTTTATAATATTTTGCGGCCCTGCCTATGGGGGACTATGATCGAGTCTCTGGACATCAAGGAGGATAGTTTCCTGATTATTGAACGCCTGCTTGAGCATGGAGGAGATAAACAGGTAGAATTTGTGCTTAAAACCTATGACAGAGATACCATATCAGAGGTCGTCAGAAAGAGCACCTATCTTTCTCCGAAAACGGTCAACTATTGGTGCCTCTATCTAAATATTAAAAGGGAGGAAACACGATGTTTTACCATGCAGTCCCCCAACATGTGGCCTTCCTCCTAAGTAAGTTGAGTTCTTTCCCTTTACCTCATAATACCTATCTGGCAGGTGGCACTGCTGTTACCCTCTATTTGGGCCACAGGATTTCGATAGATATAGACCTTTTTACAGAAGAGCATTTTCTTACGGGTCCAATCGTAAATGCAGTAAGGGAAACACATACAGTCCAGATAGAAAATGTTTCAGATAAAGATTCCTTCGTAGTAGAGGTCGAAGGCGTAAGGTTAAGCCTGTTTTATTATCCCTATCCTCTCCTTGAGCCTCTTTATTATGATTCTGTTTACAAAATAGCCCTGACCTCTTTTACAGATATCGCTGCCATGAAGATAGTAGCGATAGTACAGAGAGGAACGGCAAAGGATTTTGTAGACTTAAAGGCTATAATGGAAAAAACTGGTATGTCGCTGGATCAACTGATCAGTGCAACTCTTAAAAAGTATGGAGTCCCAGAAGACTATTCTTACCACATAAAAAGAGGTCTTGTGTTTTTCGATGAAGCCGAAAAAGGGCTAAAGGATGTTGTCATCTTAAAAGAGTCTTTACAATCTCCGATTGGCCAAACTGAATGGGAGGATGTTAAAAGGTTCTTTAACCGTATTGTCTTATGAAAAGTCTCTTTATGATCTTGAATCTATGCTTAGTGGTAAATGGGACGTCTCAGCAAGATGTTAAAGGTGAAAGGAAAGTTTTTGCCTGTGACTTGTAAACCCGACTGGCTTTTAAAACAATTAAGAAAAGCAAATTCTGG
It encodes:
- a CDS encoding archease; translation: MNTLRNSGSRDYNKSMADFEIIDVRADVGLIAYGKELKTAFENAAAGMFSIMIETETIIEKDCFNVEVGAENIEDLLVAWLNELIYLFETKGFVPAKCNIKELSETHLRAKVFGEGFSSEKHRPKTIVKAATYHDLEIKKDDSSYRIKVILDV
- a CDS encoding metalloregulator ArsR/SmtB family transcription factor — encoded protein: MLNSAYMNMKEITNIFKALSDSKRVRIVRILMQAGLELCVCEIVDCLQESQYNVSKQLKELKNAGVVKERKDGRWVFYSLAEPENEFHGTIIQALYNIKDETLSMDQKRLKERLSLRENGKCVIGIKSKEWESVASRLLLQKGN
- a CDS encoding permease; the encoded protein is MFRKPDKKERIYLLIVVILYLSGLLYVYSHNLSFKSLYYYGLLQPKGITGDEVRLVEIETPFSWNIPQVLWYIFIKASAVHVELFQYWIVGMLIAGALVSFVPWEKVKKKMGYGRLGATFIATVAGAIIPICSCGIVPVLAGMVEAGIPLGPTMAFLIAAPMLNVAALFMTGGVLGWPLAFGRLLGTFGIALGVGYVLSRWQRKQRFLRRLVKLNITPRLSPELQQFAFDMAMKLTSHPEGLTTQELAPGKEEKLFLLGEAGVLDRDRGGRWHLPETTSMSADAIGACMVLPGGDVARSFSEKIKGTIATAWDFFLQLNYYLVLAVIIAGAIKVLIPTKVVISLVGGESLNSVLISSVVAVLAYVCTYVEIPTALAFIHKGMGGGATLAYLLGGPGLSLPSIMMLSGVFRSKVLALYVGLSFIGCVIAGYVFNLF
- a CDS encoding FmdB family zinc ribbon protein gives rise to the protein MVYEFVCMDCDRMVEVKATVSEYEKGLKLTCPHCSSEEMVRVFSGITIASKSGVNFGSCGPSAGPGCCG
- a CDS encoding nucleotidyl transferase AbiEii/AbiGii toxin family protein produces the protein MFYHAVPQHVAFLLSKLSSFPLPHNTYLAGGTAVTLYLGHRISIDIDLFTEEHFLTGPIVNAVRETHTVQIENVSDKDSFVVEVEGVRLSLFYYPYPLLEPLYYDSVYKIALTSFTDIAAMKIVAIVQRGTAKDFVDLKAIMEKTGMSLDQLISATLKKYGVPEDYSYHIKRGLVFFDEAEKGLKDVVILKESLQSPIGQTEWEDVKRFFNRIVL